A single region of the Melospiza georgiana isolate bMelGeo1 chromosome 7, bMelGeo1.pri, whole genome shotgun sequence genome encodes:
- the LOC131085890 gene encoding feather beta keratin-like: protein MSCYDLCLPSSCSPRPLATSCTQPCFRRCRDSTAFIQPPTVVVTLPGPILSSFPQNTTVGSTASAAVGSYLRCCGIPVGSRGPGRAGLLCLGTGL from the coding sequence ATGTCCTGCTACGACCTGTGCCTGCCCTCGTCCTGCAGTCCCCGGCCCTTGGCCACcagctgcacccagccctgcttccGCCGCTGCAGGGACTCCACCGCCTTCATCCAGCCGCCCACGGTCGTGGTCACGCTGCCCGGGCCCATTCTCAGCTCCTTCCCGCAGAACACCACGGTGGGCTCCACGGCGTCGGCGGCGGTCGGGAGCTACCTGCGCTGCTGCGGCATCCCTGTGGGCTCCcgggggccgggcagggcaggactgTTGTGCCTGGGCACCGGGCTGTAG
- the FTCD gene encoding formimidoyltransferase-cyclodeaminase gives MAKLVECVPNFSEGNNKEVIDAVAQAISRTLGCVLLDVDAGASTNRTVYTFVGSPEAVVEGALSAARVAGQLIDMSQHSGEHPRMGALDVCPFVPVRNVSMEECVTCAHIFGQRLAAELGVPVYLYGAAARHENRKALPSIRAGEYEALPEKLAKPEWAPDFGPPTFVPRWGATVTGARTFLIAYNINLLCTKEQAHRIALNIREQGRGPSQPGRLKKVQGIGWYLEEENMAQVSTNLLDFETTPLHTVYEEICRDAQELNLPVVGSQLVGLVPKKAILDAADFYIKKEKLFILEEEQKIRLVVSRLGLDSLSPFHPRERIIEYLVEAGDVGRGLVAKPLGAFVRAVGARSAAPGGGSVSAAAGALGAALGSMVGLMSYGKRQFEDLDSIMRKLVPPFHQAMDELVAMVDADSCAFNSYMEAMKLPKNTPEERERRTAAMQQGLKMAVGVPYGLAEKVNGLWPALKELAQHCNLACKSDIQVGAKMLEAAVFGAYFNVIINLKDITDDKFKLVMSQKVSGLLEEAKQGSAVVLALLEKRVA, from the exons ATGGCCAAGCTGGTGGAATGCGTCCCCAACTTCTCAGAGGGGAATAACAAAGAG GTGATCGATGCAGTGGCACAGGCCATCTCCCGGACACTGGGATGTGTGCTGCTGGATGTTGATGCCGGCGCCTCCACCAACCGCACTGTCTACACCTTTGTGGGGTCCCCTGAGGCCGTGGTGGAAGGGGCATTGAGCGCAGCCCGTGTGGCTGGGCAGCTCATTGACATGAGCCAACACTCAG GTGAGCACCCTCGGATGGGGGCCTTGGACGTCTGTCCCTTTGTGCCAGTGAGGAATGTCAGCATGGAGGAGTGTGTCACTTGTGCCCACATCTTCGGGCAGCGcttggcagcagagctgggtgtaCCTG TTTACCTGTATGGAGCGGCAGCACGGCACGAGAACAGGAAAGCCCTGCCCTCCATCCGTGCTGGGGAGTACGAGGCGCTCCCTGAGAAG CTTGCAAAACCAGAGTGGGCTCCTGATTTTGGGCCCCCAACTTTTGTCCCCCGGTGGGGAGCCACAGTGACAGGTGCCCGGACCTTCCTTATTGCGTACAACATCAACCTGCTGTgcaccaaggagcaggctcatCGCATCGCCCTCAACATCCGTGAGCAGGGCCGCGGCCCCAGCCAG CCTGGGCGCTTGAAGAAGGTGCAAGGCATTGGCTGGTATTTGGAGGAGGAGAACATGGCCCAGGTTTCAACGAACCTGCTGGACTTTGAGACCACGCCGCTCCACACTGTCTACGAGGAGATCTGCCGAGATGCACAG GAATTGAATCTCCCTGTGGTGGGGTCTCAGCTGGTAGGGCTTGTTCCCAAGAAGGCCATTCTGGATGCAGCTGACTTTTACATCAAGAAGGAAAAACTCTTCATACTGGAGGAGGAACAGAAGATCAGGCTG GTGGTCAGTCGTCTGGGTCTGGACTCCCTGTCTCCATTTCACCCTCGGGAGCGCATCATCGA GTACTTGGTGGAGGCAGGAGACGTGGGCAGGGGGCTGGTGGCCAAGCCACTGGGTGCCTTTGTGCGAGCGGTCGGAGCAAGGTCAGCAGCGCCAGGAGGAGGCTCCGTGTCTGCGGCTGCGGGAGCCCTG ggagcagcactgggcagcaTGGTGGGGCTGATGAGCTACGGGAAGCGGCAGTTTGAGGACCTAGACTCCATCATGAGGAAGCTGGTCCCCCCTTTCCACCAGGCCATGGATGAGCTGGTGGCAATGGTGGATGCTGACTCCTGTGCCTTCAACAGCTACATG GAAGCCATGAAGCTGCCCAAGAACACCCCTGAGGAGCGGGAGAG ACGCACAGCTGCCATGCAGCAGGGGCTGAAGATGGCCGTGGGGGTGCCCTATGGCCTGGCAGAGAAGGTGAATGGGCTCTGGCCTGCTCTGAAGGAGCTGGCACAACACTGCAACCTGGCCTGCAAATCTGACATCCAG GTGGGAGCCAAAATGCTGGAAGCGGCAGTGTTTGGAGCTTACTTCAATGTCATTATCAACCTCAAGGACATCACAGACGACAAGTTCAAGCTTGTG ATGTCACAGAAGGTGTCTGGGCTGCTGGAAGAGGCGAAGCAAGGCTCGGCAgttgtgctggcactgctggaaaaGCGGGTGGCCTGA
- the LOC131085826 gene encoding proline-rich protein 13-like, protein MCDPNQGYPGPGTGPYPGGVAVCPAPPVQHPHGHPPSGHHPHGHQEHHKKHDKKHHKKHDKKKHGKHHEGKPSGSSSSSSDSD, encoded by the exons ATGTGTGACCCCAACCAag gaTACCCTGGTCCTGGCACAGGTCCCTACCCTGGTGGCGTGGCAGTCTGCCCTGCTCCGCCGGTCCAGCACCCCCATGGGCACCCCCCATCGGGGCATCATCCTCACGGACACCAGGAGCACCATAAGAAGCACGATAAGAAGCACCATAAGAAGCACGATAAGAAGAAGCATGGCAAGCACCATGAAGGCAAG CCCTCTGGCAGctcaagcagcagctctgactcTGACTAA